Proteins encoded by one window of Lathyrus oleraceus cultivar Zhongwan6 chromosome 1, CAAS_Psat_ZW6_1.0, whole genome shotgun sequence:
- the LOC127118539 gene encoding lupeol synthase isoform X2, protein MRMQVVENPSGEFKEMYRHICKGSWTFSMHDQGWQVSDSTAEGLKATLLLFKMPSALVGEKLETKRFNDAVNVILSLQSSNGGFPAWEPQNAYNWLEKFNPTEFFEDTLIEREYFECTGSAMQALAVFTKLHPNHRTKEIQHCLAKAIHYIENTQNPDGSWYSILYSH, encoded by the exons GTAGTTGAAAATCCATCTGGTGAGTTCAAAGAAATGTACAGACACATATGCAAAGGATCGTGGACATTCTCAATGCATGACCAAGGCTGGCAGGTCTCGGACAGCACAGCAGAAGGACTCAAG GCCACACTCCTACTGTTCAAAATGCCAAGTGCGCTCGTTGGAGAAAAATTGGAAACAAAGCGATTCAATGATGCTGTTAATGTTATCCTCTCTCTACAGAGCAGCAACGGCGGGTTCCCTGCTTGGGAGCCTCAAAATGCTTACAATTGGTTAGAG AAATTCAATCCAACTGAGTTTTTTGAAGACACACTGATTGAGAGGGA GTATTTTGAGTGTACTGGTTCTGCAATGCAAGCCCTGGCTGTCTTCACAAAGCTACACCCGAATCATAGAACAAAGGAAATACAACATTGCCTTGCCAAAGCAATTCATTACATTGAAAACACTCAAAACCCTGATGGCTCCTGGTATTCTATCTTGTATTCTCACTGA
- the LOC127118529 gene encoding TORTIFOLIA1-like protein 2, producing the protein MKNKLKSQQSHSQQQGMSNFDMKQRVLTALNKVGDRDTHQIGTNQLHTILNSLTPQSISPFLSCILDIHSEQKTSIRKQCIKLMGTLAEVYEALVLPHLPKMVATVVKCFRDSDSSVREACVEMVAVVASKLGNQNNEDKVFVLLASPIFEALVGEQNKHVQSASAFCLATVIHNTHSPPISILHNMLVRVLKLLKNPHFMAKPALIELNRSIIQAGGASTQTVLTTAVAGIREALKDTDWKTRKAASVALGQIALCRASFLSSLRLSCIHSLDSSRFDKVKPVRDAVLQALKYWKILPGHISTEPSETGSSLKENISGGDSVELSSTTTESRHRDVRLQKGNMKLTVGRIPLSARKACQNDVEHLQHPKTDDWHVEVAVPRTHTVVEFHNDEFETSSVTKPLEATSADVTSMQDVGYEYVPMDDKQECSSVSNYETKFLTSHDCFVNNGLQKPIMRSQRFSEEVSCNEQMYSLKMENPKSSDSTVTEPSPQITHECCAQRANEMTCIRNQLSDIEIKQANMMHQLQIFTTGIMDTLSTIQSRMVGLENVIDRLSQESLKGGRHSFSENSKFARQSQNVASPRISVCTPKPSSETSTKQSGLFSTSAESLEKKSFSRSQPKIHARDSVDKWKSYKVRTAQKFTEDIINSLGEDRQSMSSAQVSKNGSSVFSSAARTNSRNVCPESNANYWKCVNRLVCEGDLNSAYMEALCSGDKLILVELLNKTGPVIESLSVKTVNVLLSTLAPYLLQGKFFNTIILWLQQVVEMSTVHGPNYIALSIEVKEQLLYAIEEVVNLNIISHAERRRAAELAIKLDHMWSTITES; encoded by the exons atgaagaacaagttGAAGTCACAACAATCACATTCACAGCAACAAGGAATGAGTAATTTTGATATGAAACAAAGAGTACTCACCGCATTAAACAAAGTCGGCGACCGCGATACACATCAAATCGGAACCAATCAGCTTCACACTATCCTCAATTCTTTAACTCCTCAATCTATATCCCCATTCCTCTCATGCATACTAGACATTCACTCCGAACAGAAAACCTCGATCCGAAAACAATGTATCAAACTCATGGGAACACTAGCCGAAGTTTACGAAGCTCTAGTCCTTCCACATCTTCCCAAAATGGTTGCCACAGTTGTTAAATGCTTTAGGGATTCGGATTCTTCGGTGAGAGAAGCCTGTGTTGAAATGGTTGCGGTAGTTGCTTCTAAATTGGGTAATCAAAATAATGAAGATAAGGTGTTTGTGTTATTGGCTAGTCCAATTTTCGAAGCTCTGGTTGGTGAACAGAATAAGCATGTTCAGTCTGCTTCGGCTTTTTGTCTTGCTACTGTTATTCACAACACGCATAGTCCTCCTATTTCGATATTGCATAACATGTTAGTTAGGGTTCTTAAGTTGCTTAAAAATCCACATTTTATGGCTAAACCTGCTCTCATTGAGTTGAATAGGAGTATCATTCAGGCCGGGGGAGCTTCCACACAAACTGTTTTGACCACCGCTGTTGCCGGTATTAGGGAGGCCTTAAAAGATACTGACTGGAAAACACGGAAAGCGGCTTCTGTAGCATTGGGACAAATTGCTTTGTGTCGTGCTTCTTTCTTGTCATCTTTAAGGCTTTCTTGTATTCATTCTCTTGATTCCTCAAGGTTTGACAAG GTCAAACCGGTTAGGGATGCTGTTTTGCAAGCTCTTAAATATTGGAAGATACTTCCTGGTCATATTAGTACCGAGCCTTCTGAAACTGGATCCTCCTTAAAAG AAAATATTAGTGGAGGTGATTCTGTCGAACTCAGTAGTACTACTACTGAATCTAGACATAGAGATGTTAGACTCCAAAAAGGTAATATGAAATTAACTGTGGGAAGGATTCCTTTGTCTGCAAGAAAAGCATGCCAAAATGATGTTGAACATCTTCAGCATCCCAAAACAGATGATTGGCATGTTGAAGTTGCAGTCCCTAGAACACATACTGTAGTGGAATTCCATAATGATGAATTTGAGACTAGTTCTGTCACCAAGCCACTAGAAGCAACGAGTGCTGATGTTACAAGCATGCAGGATGTGGGTTATGAATATGTGCCTATGGATGATAAGCAGGAGTGCTCTTCTGTTTCTAACTATGAAACCAAGTTTTTAACTTCCCATGATTGCTTTGTAAACAATGGACTACAAAAGCCAATTATGAGAAGCCAACGGTTCAGTGAAGAAGTAAGTTGTAATGAACAAATGTACTCCCTAAAGATGGAGAATCCTAAAAGTTCTGATTCTACAGTCACCGAACCAAGTCCCCAAATTACACATGAATGTTGTGCACAAAGGGCAAATGAAATGACATGTATTCGGAATCAGCTTTCAGATATTGAAATCAAACAAGCAAACATGATGCATCAATTACAG ATTTTTACAACTGGCATAATGGACACCCTTTCTACAATCCAATCAAGAATGGTAGGCTTGGAGAATGTAATTGATAGATTATCTCAAGAATCTTTAAAAGGAGGAAGACATTCTTTTTCAGAAAACTCCAAATTTGCGAGGCAGAGCCAAAATGTGGCTTCTCCTAGGATCTCTGTATGCACTCCAAAGCCATCGTCAGAAACTAGTACTAAACAATCAGGCTTGTTTTCGACGAGTGCTGAAAGTTTGgaaaaaaaatcattttcaaGGAGCCAACCGAAGATTCATGCCAGAGATAGTGTGGATAAGTGGAAAAGTTACAAAGTACGGACTGCCCAAAAATTTACAGAGGATATTATTAACAGCTTAGGGGAGGATAGACAGAGCATGAGTTCTGCTCAAGTTAGTAAGAATGGCAGCAGTGTCTTTTCTTCTGCTGCCAGAACCAATTCTAGAAATGTTTGTCCCGAGAGTAACGCAAACTACTGGAAATGTGTGAATCGTCTTGTATGTGAAGGGGATCTAAACTCTGCATATATGGAAGCGTTGTGTTCCGGTGATAAACTTATTCTCGTTGAGCTTCTGAATAAAACTGGTCCAGTTATAGAAAGCTTGTCAGTGAAAACTGTCAATGTTCTTCTTAGTACTTTAGCACCATATCTTCTGCAAGGAAAGTTTTTTAATACCATAATCCTGTGGTTGCAGCAG GTTGTTGAAATGAGCACTGTCCATGGACCAAATTACATTGCTCTTTCTATTGAAGTTAAGGAGCAGCTTTTATATGCAATTGAAGAGGTTGTGAACTTGAATATTATCAGCCATGCAGAAAGGAGACGTGCTGCTGAATTAGCAATAAAATTAGATCATATGTGGAGTACGATTACTGAAAGTTAA
- the LOC127118539 gene encoding lupeol synthase isoform X1, producing MRMQSCGSQMWDAAFAIQAILACNVSEEYGPMLRKAHDFLKALQVVENPSGEFKEMYRHICKGSWTFSMHDQGWQVSDSTAEGLKATLLLFKMPSALVGEKLETKRFNDAVNVILSLQSSNGGFPAWEPQNAYNWLEKFNPTEFFEDTLIEREYFECTGSAMQALAVFTKLHPNHRTKEIQHCLAKAIHYIENTQNPDGSWYSILYSH from the exons AGTTGTGGAAGTCAAATGTGGGATGCAGCATTTGCCATACAAGCAATACTTGCTTGTAACGTGAGTGAAGAGTATGGTCCTATGCTTCGAAAAGCACATGACTTCCTGAAGGCCTTGCAGGTAGTTGAAAATCCATCTGGTGAGTTCAAAGAAATGTACAGACACATATGCAAAGGATCGTGGACATTCTCAATGCATGACCAAGGCTGGCAGGTCTCGGACAGCACAGCAGAAGGACTCAAG GCCACACTCCTACTGTTCAAAATGCCAAGTGCGCTCGTTGGAGAAAAATTGGAAACAAAGCGATTCAATGATGCTGTTAATGTTATCCTCTCTCTACAGAGCAGCAACGGCGGGTTCCCTGCTTGGGAGCCTCAAAATGCTTACAATTGGTTAGAG AAATTCAATCCAACTGAGTTTTTTGAAGACACACTGATTGAGAGGGA GTATTTTGAGTGTACTGGTTCTGCAATGCAAGCCCTGGCTGTCTTCACAAAGCTACACCCGAATCATAGAACAAAGGAAATACAACATTGCCTTGCCAAAGCAATTCATTACATTGAAAACACTCAAAACCCTGATGGCTCCTGGTATTCTATCTTGTATTCTCACTGA